One segment of Streptomyces sp. XD-27 DNA contains the following:
- a CDS encoding ABC transporter substrate-binding protein encodes MRNLAARRIRTGIRTAVSGTAVLGLALTATACGGDSGDSSGGGKQTLKGQSVTVAGVWTGVEQKNFKKVLDAFSEKTGAKTSFVSTGDNVSTVIGSKIEGGNAPDVVMVPQVGVLEQFAEKKWLEPLSKEVASRAAADFAPVWKEYGTVGGTYYGLYFKASHKSTVWYSPEAFEQAGVGPAKSYQDLLKTGRTLSDSGVPAFSVAGEAGWPLTDWFENIYLSQAGPENYDKLAAHEIPWTHPTVVKALTTLGKLFGDKDLVAGGGAGALRTDFPESVEQVFGPEPKAGMVYEGDFVGGLVTDQLKKKVGEDAKFFPFPAVDGGKAPVVSGGDAAVVLKAGKNKKAAMELVKYLASPEAAGIWAEAGGFISPNTKVDLGRYADDTARQTAKSLIDAGDSVRFDMSDQAPAAFGGTQGAGEWKLLQDFLRDPSDPKATARKLEAAAAKAYRK; translated from the coding sequence ATGAGAAACCTCGCGGCACGACGCATACGCACCGGCATCCGGACCGCCGTATCCGGCACCGCCGTGCTCGGCCTCGCGCTGACCGCCACCGCGTGCGGCGGTGACAGCGGCGACAGCTCCGGGGGCGGCAAGCAGACGCTCAAGGGCCAGTCGGTGACCGTCGCCGGGGTCTGGACGGGGGTGGAGCAGAAGAACTTCAAGAAGGTCCTGGACGCGTTCTCCGAGAAGACCGGCGCCAAGACCTCCTTCGTCTCCACCGGCGACAACGTCTCCACCGTCATCGGCAGCAAGATCGAGGGCGGCAACGCCCCGGACGTGGTGATGGTGCCGCAGGTCGGCGTGCTGGAGCAGTTCGCCGAGAAGAAGTGGCTGGAGCCGCTGTCGAAGGAGGTCGCGAGCCGTGCCGCGGCCGACTTCGCGCCGGTGTGGAAGGAGTACGGCACGGTCGGCGGCACCTACTACGGCCTGTACTTCAAGGCCTCCCACAAGTCGACGGTCTGGTACAGCCCGGAAGCGTTCGAGCAGGCGGGTGTCGGGCCCGCGAAGAGCTACCAGGACCTGCTGAAGACCGGCCGGACCCTCTCCGACTCGGGCGTGCCCGCCTTCTCGGTCGCGGGCGAGGCCGGGTGGCCGCTCACCGACTGGTTCGAGAACATCTACCTCTCCCAGGCGGGCCCGGAGAACTACGACAAGCTGGCCGCCCACGAGATCCCGTGGACCCACCCCACCGTGGTCAAGGCGCTCACCACGCTCGGCAAGCTGTTCGGGGACAAGGACCTGGTCGCCGGGGGCGGGGCGGGCGCGCTGCGCACCGACTTCCCGGAGTCCGTCGAGCAGGTCTTCGGCCCCGAGCCCAAGGCGGGCATGGTCTACGAGGGCGACTTCGTCGGCGGGCTGGTCACCGATCAGCTCAAGAAGAAGGTCGGCGAGGACGCGAAGTTCTTCCCCTTCCCCGCTGTCGACGGCGGCAAGGCGCCGGTGGTCAGCGGCGGTGACGCCGCGGTGGTGCTCAAGGCCGGGAAGAACAAGAAGGCCGCCATGGAGCTGGTGAAGTACCTCGCCTCCCCGGAGGCGGCGGGCATCTGGGCCGAGGCCGGCGGCTTCATCTCCCCCAACACCAAGGTGGACCTGGGCCGGTACGCGGACGACACCGCCCGGCAGACCGCCAAGTCGCTGATCGACGCGGGTGACTCGGTGCGGTTCGACATGTCCGACCAGGCCCCGGCCGCGTTCGGCGGCACCCAGGGCGCGGGCGAGTGGAAGCTGCTCCAGGACTTCCTGCGCGACCCGTCCGACCCGAAGGCCACGGCCCGCAAGCTGGAGGCCGCGGCGGCCAAGGCGTACCGGAAGTAA